The Paenibacillus uliginis N3/975 genome has a window encoding:
- a CDS encoding thioredoxin family protein, whose product MAVNLAHKFGTGISPKQFMEGMEKNKEAFKAGYDQFTWNSEEDREFFESLNFRDDLRVLILAADWCGDVVRNVPVVFQALETAGMETEVLVMEQHLDVMDQFLTMGGRSVPVVIFADTGGHVLGQWGPRPEHVQRFMIEFKKDNSDREAPDYQEKLGAVRQDIIKAYGEGNEAHAVIIAELRELISGF is encoded by the coding sequence ATGGCAGTTAATCTGGCTCACAAATTCGGTACCGGCATTTCACCAAAGCAGTTTATGGAAGGTATGGAGAAGAACAAGGAAGCTTTTAAAGCAGGGTATGACCAATTCACCTGGAACAGCGAAGAGGACCGGGAATTTTTTGAAAGTCTGAATTTCAGGGATGATCTTCGAGTACTCATTCTTGCAGCCGATTGGTGCGGTGATGTCGTTCGTAATGTGCCGGTTGTATTCCAGGCGCTTGAAACGGCTGGGATGGAGACGGAAGTACTCGTTATGGAGCAGCATCTGGATGTGATGGACCAGTTTCTTACCATGGGTGGACGTTCTGTTCCCGTTGTCATTTTTGCCGATACCGGAGGACATGTTCTTGGTCAGTGGGGGCCCCGGCCTGAGCACGTGCAGCGGTTTATGATTGAATTCAAGAAGGACAACAGTGATCGTGAGGCTCCGGACTACCAAGAGAAACTTGGGGCTGTCCGTCAAGATATTATTAAGGCTTATGGGGAAGGAAATGAAGCTCATGCGGTTATCATAGCCGAACTGCGCGAGCTGATTTCAGGGTTTTAA
- a CDS encoding MBL fold metallo-hydrolase, whose protein sequence is MLKIETFNLGPLQTNAYLLTGSEEGKAVIIDPGMNPGPLLKRIANLEIEAILLTHAHFDHMAGVEEIRKLKGCPVYLHDLERDWLGSPKLNGSLMWPQVSPPLSTDPAEYDLAAGQKLNLIGHTFTVYHTPGHSPGSVSFLNGNHLFSGDVLFRMGVGRTDLPGGRERDLLDSIQNTLYKFPDDVIVYPGHGPRTTIGFEKQQNPYVN, encoded by the coding sequence ATGCTGAAGATTGAAACATTTAACCTTGGACCCCTGCAGACGAACGCATATCTTTTAACTGGCTCGGAGGAAGGCAAAGCTGTGATCATTGATCCAGGCATGAATCCGGGACCGCTGCTTAAGCGGATTGCGAATCTCGAGATTGAAGCGATTTTGCTGACCCATGCTCATTTTGATCACATGGCCGGTGTGGAGGAAATTCGGAAGCTGAAGGGTTGTCCGGTTTATCTCCACGATCTGGAAAGGGACTGGCTGGGTAGTCCGAAGCTGAACGGTTCATTAATGTGGCCGCAAGTAAGCCCGCCGTTATCTACAGATCCTGCAGAATATGATCTGGCTGCTGGACAGAAGCTGAACCTGATCGGTCACACCTTTACGGTGTACCATACTCCGGGACACTCGCCGGGAAGCGTCAGCTTTCTAAATGGGAATCATCTGTTTTCCGGTGATGTTCTGTTCCGTATGGGAGTAGGGCGTACAGACTTGCCTGGCGGGAGAGAGCGGGATCTGCTGGATTCCATCCAGAATACGCTATACAAATTTCCAGATGATGTAATTGTTTATCCAGGCCATGGCCCCCGGACGACGATAGGATTCGAAAAACAACAAAATCCATACGTCAATTGA
- the sigY gene encoding RNA polymerase sigma factor SigY yields MKGEDEEVIRLAKKGDTTAMAQLFQQHYSFLYKYLLKVTMNPSVAEDTAQDTIIRCMENIGRYNGSSSFSSWMITIATRIYVDKVRRKKREQKWLLNEREQGIRRMRWQLKSRDEEWNDLMESLSRLSDDHRIAILLKHYYGYSYEEIGDMLGVPAGTIKSRTAYGIKSLRKEMNSDV; encoded by the coding sequence ATGAAAGGTGAAGATGAGGAAGTAATCCGTCTGGCGAAAAAGGGCGACACCACAGCTATGGCGCAGCTGTTTCAGCAGCATTATTCCTTTTTATATAAATATTTGCTTAAAGTCACCATGAATCCGTCAGTTGCTGAGGATACAGCACAGGATACGATTATCCGCTGCATGGAGAATATAGGGCGTTACAATGGCTCATCTTCCTTTTCCTCATGGATGATTACGATTGCTACCCGTATTTATGTGGATAAAGTTAGGCGGAAGAAGCGGGAACAAAAGTGGCTACTGAATGAACGGGAACAGGGAATCCGAAGGATGCGCTGGCAGCTTAAAAGCCGTGACGAAGAGTGGAACGATCTGATGGAGTCACTATCCCGTTTATCTGATGACCATCGGATAGCCATTTTACTGAAGCATTATTACGGTTACAGCTATGAGGAGATTGGGGATATGCTAGGTGTTCCCGCGGGAACGATAAAATCACGAACAGCCTACGGCATCAAATCATTGCGGAAGGAGATGAACTCGGATGTCTAA
- a CDS encoding YxlC family protein: protein MSKIPDQEDEQFIANLKVELNRMDSAFDEPTPSLADFNELAVHTLANQKRRWRKEFFIFLLVALFIVSAIFVAAWWDPVVLLLIHGSSMLIGAVILTVSLTSRGSRDFHE from the coding sequence ATGTCTAAAATACCGGATCAAGAAGATGAACAATTTATTGCGAACTTGAAGGTAGAACTGAACCGTATGGACTCTGCTTTTGATGAGCCTACACCTTCGTTAGCTGATTTTAATGAATTGGCTGTCCATACACTGGCGAATCAGAAGCGGAGATGGAGAAAAGAGTTTTTTATTTTTCTGTTGGTAGCTTTATTTATCGTCAGCGCTATTTTTGTTGCAGCATGGTGGGATCCTGTTGTGCTGTTGTTGATCCACGGAAGTAGTATGCTGATTGGTGCTGTGATCTTAACGGTATCGCTTACTTCCAGAGGAAGCAGGGATTTTCATGAATGA
- a CDS encoding PLDc N-terminal domain-containing protein, with protein sequence MDINWGLIWPLIGLQIILAVTALISLYKAEPEDIRGSKLMWVFIILLISIFGSVAYFVAGRKNT encoded by the coding sequence ATGGATATCAACTGGGGATTGATATGGCCTCTTATTGGACTTCAGATCATTCTTGCGGTGACTGCATTAATCTCATTGTACAAAGCGGAGCCGGAAGATATAAGAGGTAGCAAGCTGATGTGGGTGTTTATTATTTTGTTGATTAGTATTTTCGGAAGTGTTGCGTATTTTGTTGCTGGGAGGAAGAATACATGA
- a CDS encoding ABC transporter ATP-binding protein, with protein sequence MNGSLLKVRNLKKNFGSISPVKGISFQIERGSCTALLGPNGAGKTTTLRMLAGLMDPSSGSVEYTGSQQMDSWRNRIGYLPQYPKFYGWMTGREYIIFSAEISGLRGRKASERTDEVLALVGLKDAAKRRISGYSGGMKQRLGLAQALVHEPELLLLDEPVSALDPLGRREVMDMIRELSGDKITILFSTHVLHDAEEICDEMVFMVDGLIAEQGSLNELRAKYRQPVIYVAIEPEGNGTQWLKSLTTRSFVTDAEIGRDWAKLTVDDIAAARRKLMEEISTKALPLVRFEAGTSSLEDMFMKVVSR encoded by the coding sequence ATGAACGGCAGTCTGTTAAAAGTACGAAATTTGAAAAAAAACTTCGGAAGCATCTCCCCAGTGAAAGGAATATCTTTTCAAATTGAGCGGGGCTCATGCACAGCACTCCTTGGACCGAATGGAGCGGGTAAAACGACGACGCTTCGTATGTTGGCTGGTTTAATGGATCCGAGCAGCGGATCGGTAGAATATACGGGGAGTCAGCAGATGGATAGTTGGCGGAACCGGATCGGTTATTTACCGCAATATCCTAAATTTTACGGATGGATGACAGGACGAGAGTATATCATTTTCAGCGCGGAAATATCAGGTCTCCGAGGAAGAAAGGCATCGGAAAGGACGGATGAGGTCCTTGCGCTAGTAGGTTTGAAAGATGCTGCCAAGCGGCGGATATCTGGTTATTCCGGTGGAATGAAGCAGCGGCTCGGACTTGCACAGGCTCTCGTACATGAGCCGGAACTTCTTTTGCTCGATGAACCGGTCTCGGCTCTCGATCCGCTTGGTCGCAGGGAAGTGATGGATATGATCCGTGAACTGAGTGGCGACAAGATAACCATCTTATTTTCCACCCATGTCCTGCATGATGCTGAAGAAATCTGTGATGAGATGGTGTTCATGGTGGATGGTCTGATCGCGGAACAGGGATCCTTGAATGAGTTGCGTGCCAAATACCGTCAGCCGGTTATTTATGTCGCAATTGAGCCTGAAGGTAATGGAACACAGTGGCTGAAATCTCTTACAACAAGAAGCTTTGTGACAGATGCCGAGATCGGTAGAGATTGGGCAAAACTGACAGTGGACGATATAGCGGCTGCGAGAAGGAAGCTAATGGAAGAGATATCAACGAAGGCTCTCCCACTTGTGCGTTTTGAAGCAGGAACGTCATCACTAGAGGATATGTTCATGAAGGTGGTGAGCAGATGA
- a CDS encoding ABC transporter permease → MRGLWICYKKEMLEIIRSYKFIWVPVVFLLLGIMQPVSTYYLPEILSMSANMPEEALALFKMPAPGEVVAQTLSQYSMIGLLVLVLAGMNTVAGERTSGTGELLLARSISPAAMITAKWGALMTLLVISFGLGLAGSAYYTAELIGPLEWSRIAASGGLYTLWLGGVLSLVLPLGAVLKGPAAAFISLAVAALLSLLSGLFPSQMKWSPGRLSSLAAEWLVGGAGAAYVPAAFAIMIMLLSIAVAALLLRRNTLPG, encoded by the coding sequence ATGAGAGGTTTATGGATATGTTATAAGAAAGAGATGCTCGAAATTATTCGGAGTTATAAATTCATCTGGGTTCCGGTTGTATTCCTGCTCCTCGGCATCATGCAGCCGGTTTCTACTTATTATTTGCCCGAGATACTGTCGATGTCGGCAAATATGCCGGAAGAAGCCTTGGCTTTGTTTAAGATGCCAGCGCCAGGTGAAGTTGTGGCACAGACGCTTAGTCAGTACAGTATGATCGGTCTGCTGGTGCTTGTATTGGCTGGCATGAATACCGTAGCCGGTGAACGAACTTCCGGGACTGGGGAGCTGCTGCTGGCGCGTTCAATATCTCCGGCAGCTATGATTACCGCCAAATGGGGAGCATTGATGACATTGCTTGTGATCTCCTTCGGACTTGGTTTAGCCGGATCGGCTTATTATACTGCCGAGTTGATAGGTCCGCTGGAATGGAGCCGCATCGCAGCTTCAGGCGGACTGTATACACTGTGGCTTGGCGGGGTACTCAGTCTCGTTCTTCCGCTTGGCGCTGTCTTGAAAGGACCGGCAGCAGCGTTTATCAGCTTGGCGGTGGCAGCTCTTTTATCGCTCCTTTCCGGATTATTCCCATCTCAGATGAAATGGAGTCCTGGACGTCTCAGCAGCCTCGCGGCCGAGTGGCTTGTCGGAGGAGCGGGAGCCGCTTATGTACCAGCAGCATTTGCTATCATGATTATGCTGTTGTCGATAGCTGTAGCCGCTTTACTGCTCAGAAGAAACACCCTTCCCGGATAG
- a CDS encoding ATPase has translation MLRLGEKITIVEDTFEQNLPIGEHAYIIAYDRNPDNVFDYVIRIPFLNRNFFVPAEDIELESVVLKQEAERIEREALIDFALSTYNEKLFYQVMNGELESAEEEEEETKETLSQADFIKQVNLRAWI, from the coding sequence ATGCTGCGTTTAGGGGAAAAGATTACAATCGTCGAGGACACCTTTGAGCAGAATCTTCCGATCGGTGAGCATGCTTATATAATTGCATACGACCGAAATCCGGACAACGTGTTCGATTACGTGATTAGGATTCCGTTTCTCAACCGTAATTTTTTCGTTCCAGCTGAGGATATCGAACTGGAATCCGTCGTGTTGAAGCAGGAAGCCGAGCGGATCGAGCGGGAAGCGCTCATCGATTTCGCTCTGTCGACATATAATGAAAAGTTGTTTTATCAAGTGATGAACGGCGAGTTGGAATCGGCTGAAGAGGAAGAGGAAGAGACTAAAGAAACTCTGTCACAGGCAGACTTTATCAAACAAGTAAATCTTCGAGCTTGGATTTAA
- the gatC gene encoding Asp-tRNA(Asn)/Glu-tRNA(Gln) amidotransferase subunit GatC, protein MSITTKDVQHVAKLARLNLTPEEEQMFTGQLNAILQYAEKLKELDTDGVEPTTHVLHLNNVMREDKVRESLPIEKVLLNAPDEEDGQFKVPAVLE, encoded by the coding sequence ATGAGTATTACAACAAAAGACGTTCAGCATGTGGCCAAGCTGGCCCGTCTGAATTTGACGCCGGAGGAAGAGCAGATGTTCACCGGCCAGCTGAACGCTATTTTACAATATGCCGAGAAGTTAAAAGAATTGGACACCGATGGCGTGGAGCCAACAACTCATGTTCTGCATCTCAACAATGTGATGCGTGAGGACAAGGTCCGTGAAAGCCTGCCGATTGAGAAGGTACTGCTCAATGCGCCGGATGAGGAAGATGGACAGTTTAAAGTACCGGCGGTATTGGAATAG
- the gatA gene encoding Asp-tRNA(Asn)/Glu-tRNA(Gln) amidotransferase subunit GatA, producing MSLFDYKLSEIHNKLQEKELSVSDLVDQTFQNIQQREDRVKAYITLNEDGARSAAKQLDDKLASGEARGPLFGLPVGIKDNIVTEGLRTTCASQFLSNFNPVYDATVTSKLRAADTVTIGKLNMDEFAMGGSNENSSFYPVRNPWNLERVPGGSSGGSAAAVAAGEAYFTLGSDTGGSIRQPASYCGIVGLKPTYGLVSRFGLVAFASSLDQIGPLTKNVEDSAHVLQAIAGYDSMDSTSAKVDIPDYTSALTGDVSGLRIAVPKEYLGEGVDAEVKESVLNALKVLEGLGAVWEEVSLPHTEYAVATYYLLASSEASSNLARFDGVRYGQRADTGNLLDLYHESRSQGFGDEVKRRIMLGTYALSSGYYDAYYLKAQQARTLIKQDFDQVFEKYDVIIGPTAPTTAFKLGAQVDDPLTMYLNDILTIPVSLAGVPAVSVPCGFAGGMPVGMQVIGKAFDESTVLRVAHAYEQNTEHHKQRPAL from the coding sequence TTGAGTCTGTTTGATTATAAATTATCGGAGATACATAACAAGCTGCAAGAGAAGGAACTGTCGGTTAGCGATCTGGTGGATCAGACGTTTCAGAATATACAACAACGCGAAGACCGTGTGAAAGCCTACATTACCCTGAATGAGGACGGAGCTCGCTCCGCAGCGAAGCAGCTTGATGACAAGCTGGCCTCGGGAGAAGCCCGTGGTCCGCTGTTCGGCTTGCCGGTTGGCATTAAGGATAACATTGTGACAGAAGGGCTCCGCACGACGTGCGCAAGCCAGTTTCTATCTAACTTTAATCCGGTTTACGATGCAACAGTTACCTCTAAGCTGCGTGCAGCTGATACGGTAACGATCGGCAAGCTGAACATGGATGAATTCGCCATGGGAGGATCGAACGAGAATTCAAGCTTTTATCCGGTTCGCAACCCGTGGAATCTGGAGCGGGTGCCTGGAGGTTCAAGCGGCGGATCTGCTGCTGCGGTTGCTGCGGGCGAAGCTTACTTTACGCTGGGATCGGATACCGGCGGATCGATTCGCCAGCCTGCTTCCTATTGCGGTATTGTTGGCTTGAAGCCCACCTATGGCCTTGTATCGCGTTTTGGTTTGGTCGCTTTTGCATCGTCTCTTGATCAGATCGGGCCTCTCACTAAAAATGTGGAAGACTCCGCTCATGTGCTTCAGGCGATTGCAGGTTATGATTCTATGGATTCGACCTCGGCAAAAGTCGACATTCCGGATTATACGAGCGCTCTGACCGGAGATGTTTCCGGTCTGCGGATCGCAGTGCCTAAGGAGTACTTGGGTGAAGGCGTTGATGCCGAAGTGAAAGAATCCGTGCTGAATGCGTTGAAGGTTCTAGAGGGATTGGGCGCAGTTTGGGAAGAAGTATCCTTGCCTCATACAGAGTACGCTGTAGCAACCTATTATTTGCTCGCATCTTCAGAAGCTTCTTCTAACTTGGCCCGCTTCGACGGAGTTCGCTACGGTCAGCGTGCGGATACGGGGAATTTGCTGGATCTGTATCACGAATCCCGTAGTCAGGGCTTTGGTGATGAGGTAAAGCGCCGGATTATGCTCGGAACCTATGCGCTGAGCTCAGGCTACTACGATGCCTATTATTTGAAGGCTCAACAAGCCCGTACATTGATTAAACAGGATTTCGACCAAGTATTTGAGAAATATGACGTCATCATCGGACCAACAGCACCTACGACCGCCTTCAAGTTGGGTGCGCAGGTAGATGACCCATTGACGATGTATTTAAATGATATTTTGACCATTCCGGTCAGTCTTGCCGGCGTTCCGGCTGTTAGTGTGCCATGTGGTTTTGCAGGAGGAATGCCTGTAGGAATGCAGGTGATCGGTAAAGCCTTTGACGAGTCCACCGTACTGCGTGTTGCACACGCCTATGAACAAAATACAGAACACCACAAACAGCGGCCTGCGCTGTAA
- the gatB gene encoding Asp-tRNA(Asn)/Glu-tRNA(Gln) amidotransferase subunit GatB, whose product MSTSKYETVIGLEVHVELHTNSKIFCGCSTEFGAPPNTHTCPICLGHPGVLPVLNRQAVEYAMKAAMALNCTIGDISKFDRKNYFYPDSPKAYQISQYDQPIGLNGWVDIEVDGKTKRIGITRLHLEEDAGKLTHVDGGYASLVDFNRVGTPLVEIVSEPEITSPEEAKAYLEKIRAIMQYCDVSDVKMEEGSLRCDANISLRPWGQKELGTKAELKNMNSFRGVQRGLEYEQYRQAETLDEGGVIVQETRRWDEAQGKTLSMRGKEQAHDYRYFPDPDLVTVHISEEWKEEIRATIPELPDARKARYTSEYGLPDYDAGVITSSKPLADFFEDSLNYTQDAKAVSNWIMGELMGYLNANNLELVQVKITGQGLGEMIGLIEKGTISSKIAKTVFKAMLETGKLPGQIVEEQGLVQISDEGAIKAIVEQVVSSNPQSVEDYKAGKQKAIGFLVGQVMKESKGKANPALVNKLLADVLNS is encoded by the coding sequence ATGTCTACATCTAAATATGAAACGGTGATTGGGCTTGAGGTGCACGTTGAGCTGCATACGAATTCCAAAATCTTTTGCGGTTGCTCCACGGAATTCGGCGCCCCGCCAAACACACATACTTGTCCGATCTGTCTGGGGCATCCCGGTGTACTGCCGGTACTGAACCGACAGGCTGTCGAATATGCCATGAAAGCGGCGATGGCACTCAACTGCACGATCGGAGATATCAGCAAGTTTGACCGTAAGAACTACTTTTATCCGGATTCACCAAAAGCTTACCAGATCTCGCAGTACGATCAGCCTATTGGTTTGAACGGCTGGGTTGATATCGAAGTGGACGGCAAAACAAAACGGATCGGCATCACACGCCTCCATTTGGAGGAAGATGCGGGCAAGTTGACGCATGTTGACGGAGGATATGCATCGCTTGTCGATTTCAACCGGGTGGGAACCCCGCTTGTGGAGATCGTATCTGAACCGGAGATCACTTCACCGGAAGAAGCAAAAGCTTATCTTGAGAAGATACGAGCGATTATGCAGTACTGTGACGTATCTGATGTCAAAATGGAGGAAGGCTCGCTACGCTGTGACGCCAATATCAGTCTGCGTCCATGGGGACAGAAAGAATTGGGCACGAAGGCCGAGCTTAAGAATATGAACTCATTCCGTGGCGTTCAGCGCGGATTGGAATATGAACAATATCGTCAGGCCGAGACTCTCGACGAAGGAGGAGTCATCGTTCAGGAAACCCGCCGCTGGGACGAAGCACAGGGCAAAACGCTGTCGATGCGCGGCAAGGAGCAGGCTCATGACTATCGTTATTTCCCGGATCCGGATCTGGTGACTGTACACATTAGCGAAGAGTGGAAGGAAGAGATCCGAGCGACTATTCCAGAATTGCCGGATGCCCGTAAGGCTCGGTATACATCGGAATACGGGCTGCCTGACTATGATGCAGGAGTTATTACTTCTTCTAAACCTTTGGCTGATTTTTTTGAAGATAGCTTGAACTACACACAGGACGCAAAAGCCGTATCCAACTGGATCATGGGTGAACTGATGGGCTACCTCAATGCTAACAACCTTGAGCTGGTACAGGTGAAAATCACCGGACAAGGTCTGGGTGAAATGATCGGTCTTATTGAGAAAGGGACAATCAGCAGCAAGATTGCGAAGACCGTCTTTAAAGCGATGCTGGAGACGGGTAAGCTCCCTGGGCAGATCGTGGAAGAACAAGGACTTGTTCAGATCAGTGATGAAGGTGCCATCAAGGCCATTGTTGAGCAGGTGGTGTCATCTAATCCGCAGTCGGTAGAGGATTATAAAGCCGGTAAACAGAAAGCGATCGGCTTCCTGGTCGGTCAAGTTATGAAAGAGAGTAAAGGTAAAGCGAATCCAGCACTCGTCAATAAGCTGTTGGCTGATGTGCTGAACAGCTGA
- a CDS encoding GNAT family N-acetyltransferase — protein MIRTLSLEHRDAVQQIWALQHMAYPLEAELIGFTDLPPLLDTFETISSSGEVFYGNVSDDGELIGAIAVELEKDQVTISRMMVHPGHFRKGIAGGLIQHVLDTYCDAPLFIVSTGTKNTPAVRLYERFGFQPKDAFEVAPGVELTEFHLLLK, from the coding sequence ATGATACGTACCTTATCACTGGAACATCGTGACGCGGTTCAGCAAATATGGGCTTTGCAGCATATGGCTTATCCACTAGAGGCAGAATTGATCGGATTTACAGATCTGCCGCCGCTGCTGGACACATTCGAAACGATTTCTTCCTCTGGCGAAGTTTTTTATGGAAATGTAAGTGATGATGGAGAATTAATCGGTGCTATCGCGGTGGAACTTGAAAAAGATCAGGTAACCATTTCAAGAATGATGGTGCACCCTGGCCACTTCCGAAAAGGGATTGCCGGAGGCCTTATTCAGCATGTACTGGACACGTATTGTGATGCTCCACTCTTTATTGTATCGACCGGTACGAAGAACACCCCAGCCGTTCGTTTGTATGAGAGGTTCGGATTTCAGCCGAAAGACGCTTTTGAGGTGGCGCCTGGGGTAGAATTAACGGAGTTTCATCTTTTATTGAAGTGA
- a CDS encoding MgtC/SapB family protein, protein MSNPWVIDNLNILLRLLLSMLMGGLIGWERERSNHAAGLRTHILVCLGSTLIMLLSIYGFADFVDEVNVRIDPARLATAVITGIGFLGAGTILFTGKSITGLTTAASIWVVGAIGLAIGAGFYFASIVSTLLILLNLIVFNKLEQRYIRGSKLHLITIHAANAPGLLDGLSAMLKDEGFIIKKLIVNERSAVPYGEIQPAVLGVEISIQVLTDRNFDPVELTKQVRDIGGVTMVTAE, encoded by the coding sequence TTGAGTAATCCTTGGGTTATTGATAATTTAAACATCCTGCTGCGTCTGCTGCTCTCCATGCTGATGGGTGGATTGATTGGATGGGAACGCGAACGATCCAATCATGCGGCGGGTTTGCGGACACATATCTTAGTATGTCTGGGCTCAACGCTCATCATGCTGCTCTCGATTTATGGTTTTGCTGATTTTGTAGACGAAGTGAATGTCCGGATTGACCCGGCGCGTCTGGCTACAGCTGTCATTACAGGAATCGGTTTCCTCGGAGCGGGAACGATTTTGTTTACCGGTAAATCAATAACCGGCCTAACCACGGCTGCGTCTATTTGGGTGGTTGGTGCTATTGGGCTGGCTATAGGAGCGGGCTTTTATTTTGCATCTATCGTCTCCACGTTGCTTATTCTACTTAACCTGATCGTATTTAATAAACTGGAGCAGCGTTATATCCGGGGCAGTAAGCTGCATCTGATTACGATACACGCAGCGAATGCCCCAGGACTTCTTGATGGTTTATCAGCCATGCTTAAAGATGAGGGCTTCATTATTAAGAAACTGATTGTGAACGAAAGAAGCGCAGTCCCCTATGGCGAGATTCAACCGGCTGTTCTAGGTGTGGAAATTTCGATTCAGGTGCTGACAGACCGGAATTTCGATCCCGTAGAACTGACGAAGCAGGTCCGTGATATCGGCGGAGTGACGATGGTGACCGCAGAATAG